From the Ilumatobacteraceae bacterium genome, the window CGACCAGGTCGTCGGGCTCGGTGAACTCGGCGATGTTGTGGCTCAAGCCGCCGACGCTCGGCGTGAAGATCATCGAGGTCGGACACACGCGCGACAGCATCTGCGCGTCGTGGCCGGCACCGCTGCTCATCCGGCGGGTGCTGTAGCCGAGCGTCGTCGCCGTGGTCTCGACGAGTCGGATCATGTCGGCGTCGAACGACACCGGGGCGAACCGCGCCAGCGACCGATGTTCGACCGTCACGCCCTCGTCGGCGGCCGCCGCCGACAGGAACTCGCCGAGGCGCCGCTCGGCGTCGCGCAGGATCGCATCGTCGGTGTTGCGCAGGTCGATGGTCATGGTCACGGTCGAGGGGACGACGTTGACGAGGTCGGGATGGACGTCGAGCCGGCCGACCGTGGCGACCTGATCGCCGCCGAGCCCGGTCGCGAGATCGCGCACGAACGTCGTCACCCGGGCCGCGACGACGAGCGGATCGTGACGCAGCCGCATCGGGGTGGTGCCCGCATGCGCCGACTGGCCCGAGATGGTGAGCTCGGTCCACGAGATCCCCTGCACACCTTCGACGACGCCGATGGTCACCCCGGCAGCTTCGAGGACGGGCCCCTGCTCGATGTGGAGTTCGACGAACCGGTGCGGGAAGTCGGCGGCCGGAACCGGCAACGAACCGCCGTAGCCGATCCGTTCGAGCTCGTCGCCGAGTCGAGCACCGTCGTCGGTCGCCCGGATGTCGAGTGCGTCCTCGATGCCGAGCCCACCGACGTAGACGAGGCTCCCGAGCATGTCGGGAGCGAAGCGGGCGCCCTCCTCGTCGGTGAAGAACGCCACCGTGATGCTCCGGTCGAGCGTCACGCCGTTGGACAGCAACGTCTCGACGACCTCGAGCCCGGCGAGCACGCCCAGGTTGCCGTCGAACCGTCCGCCGGTCCGCACGGTGTCGATGTGCGAACCCGTCATGACCGGCGCCAGCGCCGGGTCGGCGCCCACCAGCGTGGCGAACACGTTCCCGATCTGGTCGATCTCGACCGACAGGCCGAGGTCGCGCATCCAGGTGACGACCAGGTCGCGCCCCGCTCGGTCGGCGTCGGTGAGCGCCAACCTGGCGCATCCCCGTTCGCCGTCGGGGCCGAGCACCGCCCCGATCTCGCCGAGGGCCTCGATCCGGCGCAGCAGACGGTCGCCATCGATGCGGAGATCTGCGACCGTGGTGCTCATGAGCAGGGAAGATACCGGAATATGCTGCCACCGACGGTGGTTGCAGTCATCGACACCACCTGGGTGTCGGAAAGTGTGTGATACATGAACTCGGGTTCGTTGCAGCTCGGCACCGTGTCGGGCATCTCGGTCAAGGTCCACTGGAGCGTCGGCCTGATCTCCATGCTGCTCGGCGTCAGCCTGGCCCAGGAGATCGGCCTGTTCCCCGGTGCGATCGCGGTCGTCGCGTTCATGGCGTCGATCCTCGTCCACGAGTTCGCCCACGCTCTGACGGCCCAGCGGTTCGGCGTCGGCACCGAGTCGATCCAGCTCTGGGCCCTCGGCGGTGTCGCCCGTCTCGACCGCGAATCACCGTCGGCCAAGGCCGAGGGTTGGATCGCAGCGGCTGGCCCGATCGCCAGCATCGCCGTCGCACTCGGCAGCCTCGGGGCATGGACCCTCCTCGGTGGCGCCGACAGCGGCAGCCGATACGTCGCCGTCCTCGGCTGGTTGGGCGTGATCAACGCGCTGCTGTCGGTGTTCAACCTCCTGCCGGGTGCCCCGCTCGACGGCGGCCGCATCGTCAAGGCGGTTCGCTGGGCGATGCACGGAGATCGTCATCGTGCCGCGCGCGAGGCGGGGCGGGCCGGCATCGCGATCGGCTGGGCGACCGCAGCCCTCGGCTTCTTCCTGATCATGCGTGAGCAGAGCGGCATCTGGCTGATCATCACCGGAGCGTTCATCGCGGTCAACGCCCACGTCGAGATCGCCGCCGCGACCATCGCCGGCCACCTCAGCGGTTCCAAGGTCCGCGACCTCACCTGGTTCGGCCTCGCGGAGGCCGGCGAGGACATGGACGCCGACTCGATGCTGTGGCAGCGGGGGCGACTGGGTTCGGCCGGCGCCGTGACGATCACCGACGCTGCGGGCAACGCGCAGGGCCTGGCGTTCGAGGACGACATGTGGGCGGTACCCGCCGACGAGCGGCCGTGGGTGATGCTCACGCAGATGATGGTGCCGTTCGATCGCACCGCGCAGGCCGGTCCCGACGACGACCTCGCGTCGGTCCTGCCCAAGATCAATCCCGCTCGGCCGATCGTGACCGTCTGGCAAGACGGTCGACTGGTCGGCCTGGTGCCGCCACGTCGGCTCCGCGAACGCCTCGCGGCCGCCGGACTGTGACCGCCTGACCGTCAGGCGTCGGCGACGCTCCAGTCGCGCTTGGCGACCGGCGGCTGATCCGACCACGGGAAGTTGATCCACAGGTCGGTGCGCTTCCACACGTAGTCACACTTGACGACCGAGTGCGACTTCTCGTAGATCACCGCGGTGCGGACCTCGCCGACCTTGCCTTCGCAGAAGTCGTCGACGCTCTTGAGCGTGTGACCGGTGTCGGCGACGTCGTCGACGATGAGGATCTTCGCATCGTGCAGGTCGACGAAGTCAGGCGCCGGCGGCAGGATCCGCGGGACCTCGAGTCGTTCGTCGACGCCGGTGTAGAACTCGACGTTCATCGTGTAGGTGTTCTTGACCGACAGGGCGTACCCCATCGCTCCGCCGATGAGCAGGCCGCCCCGTGCGATCGAGAGCACCATGTCGGGCTCGAAATCGTCGTCGGCGACCATCTGCGCGAGCTCTCTCGACGCCGTTCCGAACAGTTCCCACGTCAAGATCTCACGCTCTTCAGACATGTGCGTGCACGCTACAGGCTCTGTGCTGGTGCGGTCACAAACCGATGATGTCGATCGGCCGGACCGGCACGCGATCGATGGTGTGGGTGCGGCCGGCCTGACGCACGGCGTCGCGGATCGCAGCGGCGATCGCCGGCGTGACCGAGATGCACGGCGGCTCGCCGACTCCCTTGGCGCCCAGCGGCGACAGCGGCTCGTACTGCTCGATCAGCGTCGTCACGACCGGCGGCATGTCGAGCATGGTCGGCAACAGGTAGTCGGTGAAGCTCGCGTTGCGGATCACCCCGTCGATCTGGACGATCTCCTCCATCACCGCGAGACCAAGGCCCTGAGCGATGCCGCCCTCGATCTGGCCGGTCACCGAGAGCGGGTTGAGCGCCCGCCCGATGTCCTGGGCGGTCGCGACCTGTACCACCTTGACCAGCCCGAGCTCGACGTCGACGTCGACCACCGCCCGGTGGGCGACGAACGCGAACGCGACGTGACAGTTGCCCTGACCACGCTCGTCGAGTTCTTCGGTGGCGCGGTGACGGTACACGGCGGTCTCGTCGAGTTCGCCGGTGCTCGTGGCGTCGACCACCGGCATCCGGAAGCTCCCGGTCGTCTCGACGACGTCGCGACCGTCGATCGCGAGGGTCGACGCGTCGAGGCCGTGTTCGTCGGCCAGGCGCTCGAACAACCGTTGACGAACGGCTTCGCAGGCTGCCTGCACCGCTCCCCCGCTCATCCACGTCTGACGCGACGCCGACGTCGAACCTGCCGAACCGACGCCGGTGTCGATCCGATCGAGCACGACCTCGTCGACGCCGAGCACGGTTCGCGCGATCTGGCTCGCGAGCGTGACGAACCCCTGCCCGACCTCGGCCGTGGCGAACTTGAGGGTGGCGACGCCGTCGACGAGCCGACAGCGTGCGGTGGCGTAATCGTCGAACCCCTCGGAGTACATGAGGTTCTTCATCGCCACGCCGTAGCCGATGCCGCGCACCACGTGCTGTGCATCGGCGGTGCGTCCCGCCCCACCGGGCAGTCGCATGACGTCGCCGTCGTGTCCGCCGACCGGTTCGTCGGGGAACGGCAGAGCGACCGTCTCACGGATGCACTCCTCGACCGGCGCCACGCTGTCCATCACCTGCCCGGTGATCATGACGTCGCCCGTGCGCATCGCATTGCGCAACCGCACCTCGATCGGGTCGAGGCCCGCTGCGGCGGCCAGCTTGTCCATCTGCGACTCGTGCGCGTAACAGGCCTGCACCACGCCGAACCCGCGCATGGCGCCGCACGGCAGGTGGTTGGTGCGAACCGCGAAACCCTCGACGACCGCATTCGGGCAGCGGTACGGGCCCTGCGTGTGCGTGATCGCATTGAGCAGCACGGCCGACGAGGTCGACGAGTAGGCGCCGCCGTCGAACACGAAACGAGCCTCGATCTTGACGATCTCCCCATCGGCGGTCGCGTGGTGCCGCATCCAGATGGTCGCCGGATGCCGATGGACGTGACCGAGGAAGCTCTCGGCTCGGGTGTAGTGCATGCGCACCGGGCGCCCGAGACGGAGGGCGAGCAGGCAGGTGTGGACTTGCAGGGAGATGTCTTCGCGGGCACCGAACGCGCCGCCGACACCACCGAGCACGAGCCGGACCTGTTCTTCCGGCAACCCGAGACACGCCGCGATCTGCCCGCGGTCTTCGTGCAGCCACTGCGTGGCGACGTGGAGTTCGACGCCTCCGCCCCCGCTGTCGGGGATCGCGAGCGCTGCCTCGAGACCCAGGAACGCCTGGTCCTGCATGCCGATGTCGTAGGTGCCCTCGACGACGACGGCACCGGTCGCGGTCGCGTCGCCGTGTTCGACCCGTTGTTCGCGGAGCATGTTGCCGGCGGGGTGGATCGCCGGCGCACGCCCGGCGATCACCTCGTCGGGATCGAGCACCGGTTCCAAGAGTTCGTACTCGACGACGATCGCCTCGAGTGCCCGACGGCACGTCTCCGGATGATCGGCGGCCACTGCGGCGACGGGTTCGCCCACGTATCGGACGACGTCGGAAGCGAAGACCGGTTGGTCCTGGTCGATCAGCCCGTAGTGCATGACGCCGGGCACGTCGTCGGCGGTGATGACGGTCTCGACGCCGTCGATCTGCCATGCGGCCGACGGGTCGACCCGGATGATCCGCGCGTGCGGGTGCGGTGATCGCAGGGTGGCGCCCCAGAGCACGCCGTCGCCGCCGAGATCACTCGAGAACTCGAATGTGCCCATCACCTTGGCGATCCCGTCGGGGCGGGTCGGCGACGTGCCGAGCCCGAGGTGGCCGGCCCACGTGGCGGCGTCGGTGAGGCTCATCGTGCACCCTCGCGTCGTGTGACCGCGACCTGTTGCACGGCTTCGATGATCCGGCCGTACCCGGTGCACCGGCACACGTTGCCGGAGAGCTCCTCCCGGATCTGCATCTCGGTCGGCTCCGAGTGCTGTTCGAGCAGATGGTGGGCGGCGATGATGAGGCCGGGCGTGCAGAACCCGCACTGAACGGCGCCGGTGTCGACGAAGGCCCGTTGGACGTCGGTCGGCGCGTCGCCCAGCCCCTCGACGGTCACGATCGGCTCGTCGACCGCCGCTGCGGCCATGACGAGGCAGGCGCACACGAGTTCGCCGCCGACTTGGACCGAGCACGAGCCACATTCCCCCTGCTCACAGGCACCCTTGGCGGCCATCAGGCCCAGGCGCTCCCTGAGGACGTAGAGCAGGTTCTCGCCGATCCAGGCATCGCGGACCTCGCGCTCCTGGCCGTTGACGTGCAGGGTGTAGATCTCGCTCATGCTGCTCCTCCCGGGAAGGCTCTCCGGACGAGTCGCCGGACCATCACGCCGACCGCGTGCCGTCGGTAGTCCGCGGTCGACCGGTGGTCGTCGATCGGACGGCTGGCGGCGGCGGCGAGCCGTCCGGCCTCGTCGGCCGCGGCGACGTCGATCGTGCCGCCCGCCCAGTCGACGGCCTCGCCGACGACCTGTTCG encodes:
- a CDS encoding Zn-dependent hydrolase, whose amino-acid sequence is MSTTVADLRIDGDRLLRRIEALGEIGAVLGPDGERGCARLALTDADRAGRDLVVTWMRDLGLSVEIDQIGNVFATLVGADPALAPVMTGSHIDTVRTGGRFDGNLGVLAGLEVVETLLSNGVTLDRSITVAFFTDEEGARFAPDMLGSLVYVGGLGIEDALDIRATDDGARLGDELERIGYGGSLPVPAADFPHRFVELHIEQGPVLEAAGVTIGVVEGVQGISWTELTISGQSAHAGTTPMRLRHDPLVVAARVTTFVRDLATGLGGDQVATVGRLDVHPDLVNVVPSTVTMTIDLRNTDDAILRDAERRLGEFLSAAAADEGVTVEHRSLARFAPVSFDADMIRLVETTATTLGYSTRRMSSGAGHDAQMLSRVCPTSMIFTPSVGGLSHNIAEFTEPDDLVAGANVLLQVMVHHADLGSAGSDV
- a CDS encoding site-2 protease family protein, whose product is MNSGSLQLGTVSGISVKVHWSVGLISMLLGVSLAQEIGLFPGAIAVVAFMASILVHEFAHALTAQRFGVGTESIQLWALGGVARLDRESPSAKAEGWIAAAGPIASIAVALGSLGAWTLLGGADSGSRYVAVLGWLGVINALLSVFNLLPGAPLDGGRIVKAVRWAMHGDRHRAAREAGRAGIAIGWATAALGFFLIMREQSGIWLIITGAFIAVNAHVEIAAATIAGHLSGSKVRDLTWFGLAEAGEDMDADSMLWQRGRLGSAGAVTITDAAGNAQGLAFEDDMWAVPADERPWVMLTQMMVPFDRTAQAGPDDDLASVLPKINPARPIVTVWQDGRLVGLVPPRRLRERLAAAGL
- a CDS encoding phosphoribosyltransferase, translating into MSEEREILTWELFGTASRELAQMVADDDFEPDMVLSIARGGLLIGGAMGYALSVKNTYTMNVEFYTGVDERLEVPRILPPAPDFVDLHDAKILIVDDVADTGHTLKSVDDFCEGKVGEVRTAVIYEKSHSVVKCDYVWKRTDLWINFPWSDQPPVAKRDWSVADA
- the pucD gene encoding xanthine dehydrogenase subunit D: MSLTDAATWAGHLGLGTSPTRPDGIAKVMGTFEFSSDLGGDGVLWGATLRSPHPHARIIRVDPSAAWQIDGVETVITADDVPGVMHYGLIDQDQPVFASDVVRYVGEPVAAVAADHPETCRRALEAIVVEYELLEPVLDPDEVIAGRAPAIHPAGNMLREQRVEHGDATATGAVVVEGTYDIGMQDQAFLGLEAALAIPDSGGGGVELHVATQWLHEDRGQIAACLGLPEEQVRLVLGGVGGAFGAREDISLQVHTCLLALRLGRPVRMHYTRAESFLGHVHRHPATIWMRHHATADGEIVKIEARFVFDGGAYSSTSSAVLLNAITHTQGPYRCPNAVVEGFAVRTNHLPCGAMRGFGVVQACYAHESQMDKLAAAAGLDPIEVRLRNAMRTGDVMITGQVMDSVAPVEECIRETVALPFPDEPVGGHDGDVMRLPGGAGRTADAQHVVRGIGYGVAMKNLMYSEGFDDYATARCRLVDGVATLKFATAEVGQGFVTLASQIARTVLGVDEVVLDRIDTGVGSAGSTSASRQTWMSGGAVQAACEAVRQRLFERLADEHGLDASTLAIDGRDVVETTGSFRMPVVDATSTGELDETAVYRHRATEELDERGQGNCHVAFAFVAHRAVVDVDVELGLVKVVQVATAQDIGRALNPLSVTGQIEGGIAQGLGLAVMEEIVQIDGVIRNASFTDYLLPTMLDMPPVVTTLIEQYEPLSPLGAKGVGEPPCISVTPAIAAAIRDAVRQAGRTHTIDRVPVRPIDIIGL
- a CDS encoding (2Fe-2S)-binding protein, whose product is MSEIYTLHVNGQEREVRDAWIGENLLYVLRERLGLMAAKGACEQGECGSCSVQVGGELVCACLVMAAAAVDEPIVTVEGLGDAPTDVQRAFVDTGAVQCGFCTPGLIIAAHHLLEQHSEPTEMQIREELSGNVCRCTGYGRIIEAVQQVAVTRREGAR